TGAGGCGTCCGGCAACGGACGTCCCAGATGGATGACTGCCCACGACAGAATCCGGCTTACGGCTCGCTAACCCGAGGGCCCCGCAAGGGGCCCTCGGCATGTGCGCGATCGGCCACGGCACGCCGCGGTGAGCCCTCGCCGTACGCGCGTGGCGCGCGACCCGTGCGGGCCCGGCGCTAGGCCTGCGCGGGCGCCAGGGGCGGCGGATCCTGGTCGGCGAGCGGGTCGAGGCCCTCGGCCATTCCGCGCACCAGGCCTGCTGTGATTGCCTCCACCACCGCGCGCAGCACGTCAACCGAGCCGTCCTCGATCCCGACGCCGGCATCGCGGGCGATGATGGCCTCGGCGAGCACCGCGGCCGACAGGCGCCGGTCGCGCAGGATCACCTCCACCTCCTGACCGCGGACCACCCCGCGCAGGCCGGTAGCCTCGGCGCGCTCGTCCAGCTGCCCGAGGCGCCCGGTCTCGAGCGCCCGGGCAAGCGGGCGAACGTAGCGCTGCGCATCGTGCAGGGCGGCCGTCGCGCTCGGGGCCGGCACGGGCAACCCGGGGGCGCTGGCGGGGTGCTCGCGCAGGCGCTGGGCCACGGCCTCGGTGCGGGATGTCAGGTGGCGTGCCATGAGCGGGCACGGAATGAACTCCAGGTCGGCTGGCACGGCCTTCACCGATCGCGGCGGCGGGGCATCCGCGCTGCGCAGCCAGTCGGCGAGCTCCTCCACCTCGAACCTGCGATGGCCGCCGGCGGTGCGATGGCACGGCACGCGTCCGGAGTCGGCCCACAGCCTGATGGTGGGCACGCTCACCCCGAGCATGGCCGCGGCCTCGCTGGTGGTCAGGGTGCGGCGATCGGGTGCGAGGTGGCGCTCCCGCACCCCGAGCCAGCGGCGCGCCGAGCGGCCCGGCTGGTCGTCGCCGGTTCCCAAGGGGCGATCAGCCCCCGTCGCGGAACGACCTGCCCCGGGCATCCCACAGCATGGCGACGACGATCACGAGCACCATGCATATCGCAGCCACCGCGAGGGCGACCCCCAGGCGCGCGCCCGCCGACCAGCCGATGGCCGTGACGGCCACGCCCACGAGCACGGCGGCCACCCATGCGATGGCATCGACGCGGCTGAATCCGAGGGGCCACATGCCGTGAGGATACGCGCCTGTGTCGCGAGCTGATGCGATCGGTCAGGCGGCAACGGGCGGGCGGGCGCCGGCCCGGAGCTTGACGGAACCGGCGATCGCGCCGATGGCATCGAGCACCTCGCCAATGACCTCGGTGCCGGTCGATGCCACGGGGTCCCGCGGCCAGGCCGCCGAGAGGCGCGCCACCGTGGCCCGTGCCAGCGCGAGCGGTCCGGCGTCGGTGCCGCCGCCGCGCGAGAGGGCGAACAGCGCGCCCGTCACCTGGTCCATGGCATGGGCCACCGACACCGGGTGGTCGCCATCGGCGAGGAGCGTGACCAGCACTGGCCCGGTGCCCGGCACGCCGTCGTCGCCGGCCACCAGGGCCGCTGCCCGCCACACGGCATCGGCTGTGGCGGGCTCGGCCCGGGCCACGTCGGCGCACGCCATGAGCAGTGCGCTCATCCATCCCGCTCGCGGCAGGAACGTGCCCAGGCGCATGGCGTGCCAGCGCTCGTCGCGCGGCATGGCATCTGCGGCGAGCCCGCGCACGGCCGCGACCTCGCGGCGCACGGCCACTGCAGCGCCGCGCGGGTCGAGTGCATTGGCCCCGCCCGCTTGGGCGCGTGCCACTCCTGCCGCATGCGCGAGGGCGTCGGCCACGTCGGCGGGCAGCGCGCCCCTGGCGGATGCGGCCACGAGGGCGGCCTGCTGCAGATGACGTGCCGCCAGGGCGCCCCCCGTGCCCACGGGCGGCACGAGGCCCTCGGGGCCTGCCGCCGCGAGCGCCGAGAATGTGGCTGCGGGCCCGGGGCCATTGCGCGCGGCACGGGCACGCGCTCCCAGCACCCGCGCGGATGCGTCGGCCCGCTCGAGCGCCATCGCGATCTCGTATGCGCTCGACGGGCTCATGGTGTGACGCTATGGCCCCGGTCGCGGGCGCACCTCATACCGGTGTCCAATCCGGGAGGCCCGCGGTTGTACGCGCAACGCAAGTGGGGTGGCAGGTCACGAGCCGCGGGGGATGCGCCGTTGCCGGTGGGAATGCCCCATGTGGCGGCGTAGCGTGGTCAAGGTGCCACGACTCAAGCCCGGACAGCCCGCCCCCGACTTCACCCTGCCGTCCGATGGCGGGGACGACATCACCCTCTCGTCGCTGCGCGGCAATCCGGTCGTGCTGGTCTTCTATCCGAAGGCCATGACCTCGGGATGCACGCAGCAGGCCTGCGGGTTCCGCGATGCGCTGTCGTCGTTCGCGAAGATCGACGCCGCCGTGCTGATGATCAGCCCCGACCCGGTGAAGCAGCTCGTGAAGTTCCGGGAGAAGGAGGGGCTCACGTTCCCGCTTTTGTCGGATGAGTCGCACGACGCGCTCGAGGCCTATGGCGTATGGGTGGAGAAGTCGATGTACGGCCGCACCTACATGGGGGTGGAGCGCAGCACCTTCATTGTGGGCCCCGACGGCGTGCTGCAACACGCCGACTACAAGGTGAAGCCGGGCGGCGACGCCGAGAGGGTCATCGGGCTCATCGCGTAGGGCCCCCTCGCGTCGGCGATGCGGTGGGGGGCACGCGACCGCTCGTGGCACCGTATTCTTTCCTTGACCCCGAATTGGAGCGAGGTGGGGAAGTGGACGTCTTCGAGGCAATTCGCAAGCGCAAGGCCGTGCGTAGCTACACCGACAGGCCGGTGGCCGACGAGGTGCTCGACAAGGTGCTGCGCGCCGCGCTGTCGGCTCCCACGGGCAGCGGATCGCAGGCCTGGGGCCTGCTGGTGGTGCGCGACGATGCCAAGCGCCGGGAGATCGCCGACCTGATCATCGCCGGCGGCGCCACGTACTTCGCCGCCATGCGCCCCATGCGCGATGCCACGCCCGAGGAGCACGAGAAGCAATGCGTGGAGTACGCCGAGCAGATCCTGCCCACATACCGCATCGCGCCCGTGTGGGTGCTCGGCCTGCTGGTGCCGCGCAACAACTACCCCGAGGCCATGGCCGAGGGCGGATACGTGGACGATCTCCTCTCCATCGCGTTTGCCATGGAGAACCTGTTCGTGGCGGCCCGCGCCGAGGGCCTCGGCACCGTTCCCACCTCGGCATTCCAGAGGTTCGAGAAGGATCGCCTGCGGCAGATCGTGGGGCTGCCGGACGAGGTGGACCCGGTGCTCGTGACCCCGCTCGGCTACCCCGAGTCGTTCCCCGAGGGCCTTCCGCCCGCGCTCAAGCGCACCTACCGCGGCTGGAAGTCGCTGGTGCACGACGATGCGTGGGGCAACACCCGCGACTGACCGCTGATCCGAGGAGGACGCTTTCGTGGCATGGGATGACATCGCGCAGTGGCAGCCGCAGGACCTCTTTGCGTCGCTGCGCATGGGCGACAAGGTGCAGCCGGTGGACTGCCGCGAGTTCTCGTGGCGCGAGGCCGAGACCAAGGTGAAGGGGGCGACCCGCATCGACCCGATGTCGTTCACCTCCGAGATCGACTCCCTGCCCACCGACAAGGAGATCGTCTTCTACTGCGATCGCCCGGGTGAGGCCACGAGCATGAAGATCGCCCTCACGGCGTTCGACAGGGGCTACACGCGCCTGGGGGTGCTGGTGGGGGGATTCGACGCCTGGGTGGCGGCGGACTACCCCGTGGAACCCAAGGAGTAGTCCACGGGCGCCTCGGCGTCGCGAACTAGCGCTTGGGGGTCAGGCCATAGGTCTGCTCGAGCCATTGCGGCAGGATGGCCGCAATGCCGCGGATGAGCAGTTCGCGCTCCGAGACGGCCACGCGCGCGGCGACCGACAGCACGAGCTGGCCCTCGTCGCTGCGCACGCCCTTGACTCCCGAGATCATGTCGTCGGCCTCGGCCTTGTTGTAGACCATGGCGCGCGCGGCCATGGGCCAGTGGTCCTTGGTCCAGTCGATGAGCGCCTGCTCGAGGTCGCTGGGCTCGTACTCGAAGAACGCTCGCTGGAGCTCGTTGGGCGTGGGGTCGCTGTCGCGCGGCATCTGACGTCCTTTGCGGGGCCGGTTGGCGGTTCGATGGGCAGAATAACCATGTGAAGGACGCCAGCGCTACGCGACTCGGCGGCGCGCGAGGCCGCATGGTGCTGATGGCAGGGGCGCTCGCCCTCTGCGTGCTCGCCATCGTCGGCGCCAGCCTGGAATGGGGACGCCTCCTCGTGAACGGCCGCCTCGTGGAGGTGGAGGCCGGACTGTCGCTCTGGCAGGGCGTCACCGTGCTGGCGGCGGCGGCCGTCGGCGCCCTGGTGATGGCCTTCGCGGTGGCATCAGCCCGCGGTCGCGCTGCGGCGCTGGTGGCACTGGTGGCGGGCGTCGTGATCTGCATGGCATCCATCAGCGCGCTGTCGTGGTTGGTGACCCGCCCTGACGAACTCGCCGAGCAGGTGAAGGCCGCCGCCGCGGACATCCCGCTCGTGGGGTACGTGGTGCCGTCCATCGAGAGCGTCGTCGGCCCCGGTGGCTGGATCGCCCTCGCTGCGGGCACGCTGATGGCGCTGGCCGGGCTGGTAGCCGTGGTGACGTGGGCGTGGCGCGGGCGCCGCCAGGGCACGGGAGAGGCCTGATGGCATCGCGCATCGCATCGCTGCTGCCCTCGGTGACCGAGACGGTATGCGCGCTCGGCCTGCGCGACCGGCTCGTGGCGCGCAGTCACGAATGCGACTTCCCGCCCGGCCTCGGGGATGTGCCGGCCGTGACGTCCAGCAGGCTCCCCGCCGACGCGGTGACCCAGGCGCAGGTGGATGCCGCCGTCTCCGACGCCGCGCGCCAGGGCGAGGCCCTCTACGACGTGGATGCCCACCTGCTCGCCGGCCTGCGGCCCGACCTTGTGATCACCCAGTCGCTCTGCGACGTGTGCGCGGTGGCGGAAGGGGCCGTGCTGGCGGCCGTGCGGCACATCGATCCCCCGGCACGGGTGCTGTCGCTGGCGCCGGGCCGGCTCGACGAGGTGATCGCATCGGTGCAGGAGGTGGCCGATGCGGCCGGCGTGCCCGATGCCGGCCACGCCCTGGTGGCGTCGCTGCACGCGCGGCTCGACGCCGTGCGCGCACGCGTGGCGGGTCGCCCGCCGGTGCGCGTGGCGGCCGTGGAGTGGATCGACCCCCCGTGGTCGGCAGGGCACTGGGTGCCCGACCAGGTGGCTGCCGCGGGCGGGGTGGAGGTGCTGGTGGCGGCCGGGGCCCGGTCGGCCCGCGCCACCTGGGATGACGTGGCGTCAGCCCGCCCCGACGTGGTGGTGCTCATGCCGTGCGGGCTTTCCATGCCCGAGGTGCTGGACCTGGCCGACGCCGTGCCGCCCATCCCCGTCCGCGTGGCCGCCGTGGATGCATCGGGGCTCTTCAGCCGCCCCGGCCCCCGGCTGGTGGACGGCGCCGAGGTGATGGCGCGCATGCTGCACCCCCTGCCGGGCGACCCCCCCGGCGGGGAGTCGTGGGCGTGGCTCGACGGCCGCGCGGGCTAGACTCGTCCCAGCCATGAAGACCTTCATCCTCTTCGCGACGCTCAGCCCGCAGGGAATGCTGACCCTCCGCCACACGCCCGAGCGCCTGCTCGAGGTGAATCGCGAGATCGAGGACCTCGGGGGCCGCGTGCTGCAGCAGTGGGCCCTGCTGGGCTACTACGACTTCATGAGCGTCATCGAGGCCATGGATGAGATGGCCGCCGCGGACATCGCCGCCGAGCTCTCGGCCCGGGGCAGCGCCACGTTTGACACCATGACGGTGATGGACGTGGACGAGCTGTTCGCCTAGCCCACCCCGCGCGCGTCGCTAGCCGACGCGCCTCCATCTCTCGAAGTGGCACAGGGGGCACGCGGGCAGCACCAGCACGCCGTCGTTCTCTTCCGGCGAGGTGACCAGCAGGTCGCACTCGGCGCACCGGAATGATCCGGTCACCTCGTCCCCCACGTGGAGGAGGTCGGCGTCATCGACGTCCTGCGGCATCTGGTGTCCTCCCGCGCGCGGCGCGTGGGTCAGGGGAATTTCCCTCGGTGGCTAGATCGCGAGCGCGGCGACCAGGCTGGCGGCCGCGACGATGGCGAACAGCACGAGGCCGGCCGCGAGGAGGCGCGTCTCGGTGATCACGGGACGTCGCGCCTCGCCTGCGTGCGCGGGGCGCCAGTGGATGATGCGCTGCATGCGTCCCTCATGCACGGACCGCTCGCAGTACGGGCAGAAGGTGGCCGACTCGAGCAGGGGGAGCCCGCACCGGTGGCAACCGGGTACATCCGAGTGATGGTGGTGTTGGAGATCCGACTCCGCGCGCACGTAAGGCTCCTTGGGTGATCCCGTCACCGCGACGGAGGTGGAGCATACCCCCGCCGGGAGGAATTCGCGCCCCGGTGCCGACGGTGACCCGCCGAATCCGTCCGATCAGGTTGCTTCATCCCCGGTCGGCACGGCTGCATCGTCCGCCAGCATGGGGAACGCGGCCACGGCGTCGTGCGCGGTGTCCTCGCCTGCCTTCTCCGCGCGCGCGGCCCGCACCTCGGCCAGGCGCGACTCCACCTCGGCGATCTCGGGGGCGAGCGCCTCGGAGGTGAGATCACCTTCCAGGGCAAGGTCGTACGCGCGGGCGCCCAGGGCCGCCAGGGCCTGGCGGTGCCGGCGCTCGAGCACGCGCTTCTGCCCCTCGATCCGCGCGCGGTGAAGCGACCCGCGCATGTCGTGGGCCACGCGTCCCGCCGTGCTGGTGACCGATCGGATGACGGACATGCGCCCAGCGTACAGCGGCCGGTTGTGGCAGGCAGGCGCGCCAGCCGTCACGAGGCGGCACACACGGGCGCGCCCGGCGGCCTTAGCGTCGCGGCATGGCCGGGATCGCGCACAGGCGGTGGTCATCAGGGCAGGCGACGCTCGAGCACATCGGGCTGGTGCTGGTGGTCGCCCTCATGTTCGGGGCGCTCGGCACCTGGGCCGTGCGGGGCTTCCAGCCGCCCGAGGCGCCGCCGCCGGTGATCGAGCGCGTGGCGGCCCCGCTGTTCGGCGGGCTCGCCACCGGAGCGCCCGCCACGGATGGGGCGTCGGCGGGCACCGCTGCCGGTGCCGATGCCCGTACCGCTGTATCAGACGCCGTGAGCCAGGGCGGGGGCGCCGTGGCGCTCCCGGCGGGCATGCGTTCCATGGCGCGCGCCATGGAGCGCGCGGCCGGTGCCATGACCAGCGCGGCGGGCGAGGGGGAATCCGGCGTCCCTGCGCGCGGCGAGCACAGCGTGGTGCGGCGCATCTGGGATGGCGTCCTGTGGTGGGGCGCGCTCAACGTGGACGGGCAGATCGAGGCCGGCAAGGGGTTCCTCGAGCAGATCGGCGTGCGAGCCGAGGACCTGGTGAAGGACCCGGTCAAGACCGTCGAGGGCGCCATCGATCGGCTCTCGCGGCCGCCGGTCACGAGCACCGCTGATCGCGTGGCCAACATCGTGCGGGCGCTGTCGGGCATCGGCGACCGGCCGTTTCGCGAGTCGTTCCTCGGCATCTCGCGCGACCTCGGCGGGCTCGGCGCCGACTGGCTCATCGCGAAGTTCGCCCGGGGCGCGGGAGAGGTGCTCGGGGAGTTGCTGGGCGGGTGAAAACCATCGGAGCAAGGGGGTTGGACGTGATTGATGTGCTTTCGGCGCGCGTGCACGCATGGGCGGTGCACGCCTGGTGGCGGACGCGGGATGCCCGCGGGCAGGGCACGGTGGAGTACGTGGGGATGGTGGTGATGGTGACGCTGCTGGTGGCCGCGGTGGCCGTGGCGGCGAAGGGCTGGGCGCCGGATATCGGCAACGCCCTGAAGAAGGCGCTCACCGGCGCGATGAACCACCTCACGGACGGCTTCGGATGATCGCGGGGCGCCGCGGTGGCACCCCGGGGCCCGTGGCCCCTACGGGATGATCACCGCGGCGCCCTCCACCTCACCGGTCGCGATGCGCTGCAGGGCGCGATTGGCATCGGGCAGGGCATGCTCCTCCACGGTGGTGACCACGGGTATCGTCGCCGCGAGGTCGAGGTAGTCGAGGGCGTCCTGCCGCGTGACGTTGGCCACCGACCGGATGGAGCGCTCCCACCAGAGATCGGAGTAGTCCATCTCGGGCAGGCGGTCGAGATGGATGGCGTTGATGGCCACGGTACCGCCGCGGTCGAGCGCGCGCACGGCGTGGACCACCACCTCTCCCGCTGGCGCGAACGTGACCGCCAGGTCGAGCGCGAACGGCGGCGGCTCGTGGTACCCGCCGGCCCAGTCGGCGCCCATTGACAGCGCCCGCGCCTGCTCGGCGCCGGATCGCGTGGCCACGGCGATGCGGCATCCCATGTGACGGGCCACCTGGATGGCCTGCAGGGCGCTGGCGCCGAAGCCGAAGAGGCCCACGCGCGCGCCGGGTGTGATGCCGGCCACCCGCAGCGCCCGGAACCCGATGACCCCGCCGCACAGCAGCGGGGCGAGGTCGCGGTCGGCGGGCCCCTCGGGCAGGGGCACCACCACGTCGGCGCGTGCCGACACCAGCTCCGCGAACCCTCCGTGGCGGTCCCAGCCGGTGAACGTCGCCTGCTGGCAGAGGTTCTCGCGCCCCGACGCACAGAACGCGCACTCGCCGCAGGTACCCGCGAGCCATGTGAGACCCGCGCGATCGCCCTCGGTCCAGTCGTCCACCCCCGGCCCGACTGCCTCGATGCGCCCTGCCACCTGATGCCCGGGGATTATCGGTGGCATGCGCAGCCCAAGGTCGCCCTCGCAGATCTGCAGGTCGGTGCGGCACGCCGCGCACGCGCCCACGCGGATCAGCACCTCGCCCGGCCCTGGCACCGGGTCGGGGAAGGCCGCGAAGCGCAGGGGCTGGGCGTGGATGCTCGAGCTCGCCGTCAGCACCATCGCGCGCATATGCTCAGAGCGTGGCACGAATCGAGGTGATCCGCGCGCCCGATGCCCCGCTGGGCGCGGGCGACCCCACGCGCCGCCATGCGCTGCGCGTCGGGGACCTGCAGGTGCTGCCCGGGCTCACGCGTCCCGAGGCCGAGTCGGCAGCGGCATGGATGCCCTCGGTGCCCGAGGCCGATCGGCACCTGGCCCTTGCCGAGGTGGCCCTGCCCGTGCTGCTCAGTGATGGCGCGGGGCCCTACCTGCTGGGTTCCGACGGTGCCCTCGTGCTGGTGCTGGGCGCCCACCCGTGCATGCCGCACGCGCACCTGGCAATGGGCGCGCCATTACCCCTGCATGCGGTGGGGGTGGTGTGTTCGAGGCCTGTGGGCGGGTGGATCTGGTTGGCCCGGGCGCAGGTGCCCGACCACCAGCGCGTCGCCGCGCTCGACGGGCTCGAGGCCGTGGCCGATGCCACGGGGCTCGGCGCCTGGGCCGCGGAGTGGGCCGGGGTCATCCCTGCGAATGGCTTGTGAGCGGTTACGTGATCCGCTTCATGGCGGTGAACCCCGACGACCTCGACGCCGCTGCGGCGCAGCGCATCGAGGGCGCCGCGCAGGTGATTCCGGGCACGCGCCTGCGCGGCCGCGTGCTGGTGGACCCCCTCACGCGCCGCATCGAGGCCGATTTCGCCATCGAGGTGGCGCAGGCCATGGCCGAGGCCGCGCGTGATGGCGGCAGGCCGGCCACGGAGATCCTGCTGGCCGCGCGCATGCTCGAGGCCCGGCTCGTGGAGGGAAGCGCGCGCATGGGGGACCCCCACAGCACGGACTGACCCCGGGGGCGGCGGTGCATTCCGGCATGCGCACGCACCTCAAAGCACCGTTCTCCACCACAGGTGCGCCGCCGCGCGTCACAATCCCGGTGTGAGTCCGAGTGCGACGACCGTCATGTGGTTTCGTCGCGACCTGCGCGTGGACGACCATCCCGCGCTCGCCGCCGCCGCCGCGCGCGGTGAGGTGGTAGCCCTGTGGGTGGCCGACCCGGCGCTGCTGGGCGCCCCGCACCATCGAGCGCCCATGCGCCTGAGGTTCCTTCGCGCCTGCCTCGAGGCCGTCGACGCGGCGCTGGCCGATCGGGGCATCGGCCTGGTGGTGCGCGCGGGTGATCCCGCCGACGTGGTGCCGGCCGTCGCCCGCGAGGCCGGTGCCGACGTGGTGATGGTCACCGCGGATGTCACCCCCTACTCGCGCCGCCGCGACGCCGCCGTGGCCGACGCCCTCGGCGCCGGCGGCATTGAGCTGGAGGCGGTCGGCGGCCCGTGGCGGGTGGAGCCGCACGACCTCGCCGGATCGAAGGGCGAGGGCTACCTGGTGTTCACCCCATTCTGGAAGGCCTGGGACCAGGTGCCCGTGGACGCCCGCATCCCACCGCCCGCGGCGCTGGCCGGCCCCGCACTGGCCTCGGAGGGGCTCGGCATGCTGCCCGATGGCGACCCTCCGCTGGCGGCGGGTCCCGACGCGGCGCGGGCCCGCCTGGAGCAGTTCATCCGCAGCGGTGCCGTGGACCGCTACGGCGACGCACGGGACATGCTCGCCGACGATGGCACCTCGCACCTCTCGGCCGACCTGCGCATGGGGGTCATCTCGCCGTCGCAGGTGGGTCGCGCCATCGGCGCCGAGACGCGCCTGAAGGCGACGCGCGTGCCGTTCTGGCGGCAGCTCGCGTGGCGCGACTTCTACGCGCACCACATGGCCCGACACCCCGAGGTGGCCGACGGGGCGCTGAAGCCCGCCTACCGCGTGATGGAGTGGGACGACGACCCCGCACTGCTGGCCGCGTGGCGCGAGGGGCGCACGGGGTTCCCCCTGTGCGACGCCGGCATGCGCCAGATGCGCGCCACCGGCTGGATGCACAACCGCGCGCGCATGGTGGCCGCGAGCGTGCTGGTGAAGGACCTGCTCGTGGACTGGCGCCACGGCGAGGCCGAGTTCATGCGTCGCCTCGTGGACGGTGACCCCGCCAACAACAACGGCGGCTGGCAGTGGACCGCCGGCACGGGCACGGATGCCGCGCCGTACTTCCGTGTGTTCAACCCCGTGCTGCAGGCCAAGCGATTCGACCCCACCGGCGCGTACGTGCGTCGCTGGATTCCCGAGCTCGAGAATGTTCCCGACCGCTTCATCCATGAGCCCTGGCGCATGGATGACGCAACCCAGGAGGAGGCTCGCTGCATGATCGGCCGCGACTACCCGGCCCCGGTGGTGGATCATGCGATCCGGCGCCATGAGGCCATCGCCCGCTACAAGGATGCCGACGCCCGCCATGCGGCGCGACTGGAGGCCGCGGCATGAGCCGGCGCGTGCTCGTCACCGGCGCCACCGGGTACGTGGGCGGCAGGCTGCTGCACCGCCTCGAGCGGCGCGGCGACGACATCACCTGCCTGGCGCGCACCCCGGATAACCTCGAGGCGCGGTGCCTGCCCACCACGCGCATCGTGAAGGGCGACGTGACCTCGGGCGAGGGCCTCGACGAGGCCATGGCCGGCGTGGAGGTGGCGTACTTCCTCGTGCACTCGATGGGGGCGGCGGGCAACTACCACCGCGCCGAGCGCGAGTCGGCCCGCAACTTCGCCGCCGCCGCCGAGCGCGCGGGGGTGAAGCGCATCGTGTACCTGGGAGCGCTGGGGCGGGGCAAGCACAGGTCGAAGCACCTCGAGAGCCGTCAGGAGGTCGGGCGCATCCTGCGGTCGGGCTCGGTGCCCACCATCGAGTTCCGCTCATCGGTGATCATCGGATCGGGCAGCCTGTCCTTCGAGATGGTGCGCGCCCTCGTGGACCGCCTGCCGCTCATGGTGTGGCCCAAGTGGGTAGATACGCCGACGCAGCCCATCGGGGTAGAGGACGTGATCGACTACCTCGCGGAGGCCTCGGAGATCCCGCTTGAGGAGAGCGTGGTCGTGGAGATCGGCGGCACCGACCAGGTGTCGTATGGACAGCTGCTCATCGAGTACGGACGCGCGCGAGGACTGAGGCGCTTCTTCATCCGCGTGCCGGTGCTCACCCCACGGTTGTCGAGCCTGTGGCTGGGGCTCGTGACGCCTGTCTACGCGCGCGTGGGTCGCCAGCTGGTGGACGGCCTGCGTGCCGAGACCATCGTGACCAACGACACCGCCGAGCGGCTGTTCTCGGTGCGGCCCATGGGCATGCGCGAGCAGATCGACCGGGCGCTGGCCAACGAGGACCGGGAGTTCGCAGAGACCAAGTGGTCGGATGCCGTGTCGTCGCGCGGTCAGTCGCGCATGCGCTGGGGCGGTGCCCGCAAGGGCACGCGGCTGGTGGACTCGCGCTCGGCATTCGTGCCGGTGCCCGCCGAGGTGGCATTCCGTCCCATCCAGCGCATCGGCGGGGACAACGGCTGGTACCACGCCGACTGGATGTGGGACGTTCGCGGGGCCGTCGACCTGCCCTTCGGGGGAGCGGGAACCCGGCGTGGGCGACGTGACCCGGACCACGTGGTGGTGGGGGACACCGTGGACTTCTGGCGCGTGGAGGAGGTTGAGCCCAGCCACCTGCTGAGGATGAAGGCCGAGATGGCCCTGCCCGGGCGCGCGTGGCTGCAGTACGAGGTGCGCGAGGTGCCATCGGGCTCGATGATCCACCAGACGGCGCTCTTCGACCCGGTCGGCCTGCTCGGCCGGGCGTACTGGTATGCCATGTGGCCATTCCACCAGTACGTGTTCGGCGGCACCCTGCGCAGCATCTGCCGCCTCGCTCGCGAGGAGGATCACGCGGCGCGTCACGAGGTCGCGGCCGCCCGTTGAGGATCGCCGTCATCGGTGCGGGAATCGCCGGCCTGGTGGCGGCGCGCGACCTGGTGGACGCCGGTCACGAGGTGGTGGTGTTCGAGAAGAGCCGCGGGCTGGGCGGCCGCATGGCAGCCCGTCGCGCCGAGGGCGACGCGGTAGTGGATCACGGCCTGCCGGTGCTCGACGTGCCGAGGGGTGGCGTGTTGGCCGGTTTCGTGGTGGACCTCGCGACCGACGACCTGGTGGATGTGACGGCCCCGGGCGAGCCGGTGCCGGGCAGGTCCAGCGATGGCGCCCCGCAACTCGCGTGGGTGTCCGGCATGACGCGCCTGCCCAAGGCCATGGCCCACGGGCTCGAGGTGGTGGGCGCCACGCGCGTGGCGGCGATTCGCGCCGATGGCGACATGCTCGAGGTCGCCCAGGACCAGGGCAACACGCTCGGCACATACGACTGGGTGGTGGTCACCGCCCCCGGCGCGCAGGCTGCCGACCTGCTCGACCACAGCCCGCGTGGCGCCGTGCGCGCGGCAGACATGCGCGCGGTGCCCTACGACATGGCCGTCATGGTGCTGGCCGGCGTGGCCGTTGGTCCACCCGAGTGGTTCGCGCACCACCCGCTCACCGGGCCCATCGCATACATCACCAACGAGGCCGCGAAGGATCGCCCGCCGGTGGACGGCGTGGCATCGTTCGTGGTCCGCCTCGGCAGCGACGTGAGCGAGGACCTCGTGGAGGCATCCGACGCGGCGGTGCTCGCCGAGGCGCTGCCCGCCCTGGCGAAGGTGCTCGGAAAGCCCGCCGCCAAGCCTGACTGGACCGAGGTGAAGCGCTGGCGCTATTCCACCACGCGCGATCGCCTCGACCAGCAGGCGCTCAACCCCGAGGGCACCCGCGTGCTGGTGGCGGGGGACGCAGTGGCCGCGGGCCCGCGCATGGAGGACGTCGCGGCCACCGGTCGGTGGGCCGCCCGCCGCATCCTGGGCTCCTAGGCCTGCTCGTCCTCCGGGACGACCTCCACCTCGGCCACCTCGATCACCTCATCCACCTCCACCGCGCCGTCGGCGGCCTCGGTGATGTCCACGGTGTCTGCGACCTCCACGATGTCGATGCCCTCCCGGGTGACCACGGCCTGCATCACATCGACCGTATCGGTCACCTCGATACCCTCGTCGGTCTCGACGACGGTGACCA
The sequence above is drawn from the Actinomycetota bacterium genome and encodes:
- a CDS encoding thioredoxin-dependent thiol peroxidase; this translates as MPRLKPGQPAPDFTLPSDGGDDITLSSLRGNPVVLVFYPKAMTSGCTQQACGFRDALSSFAKIDAAVLMISPDPVKQLVKFREKEGLTFPLLSDESHDALEAYGVWVEKSMYGRTYMGVERSTFIVGPDGVLQHADYKVKPGGDAERVIGLIA
- a CDS encoding GYD domain-containing protein, which codes for MKTFILFATLSPQGMLTLRHTPERLLEVNREIEDLGGRVLQQWALLGYYDFMSVIEAMDEMAAADIAAELSARGSATFDTMTVMDVDELFA
- a CDS encoding nitroreductase family protein; translation: MGGEVDVRPHLHGGGAQHLHCGPRRRAATRRLQGEAGRRRREGHRAHRVGPPRVGDAVGGTRPLVAPYSFLDPELERGGEVDVFEAIRKRKAVRSYTDRPVADEVLDKVLRAALSAPTGSGSQAWGLLVVRDDAKRREIADLIIAGGATYFAAMRPMRDATPEEHEKQCVEYAEQILPTYRIAPVWVLGLLVPRNNYPEAMAEGGYVDDLLSIAFAMENLFVAARAEGLGTVPTSAFQRFEKDRLRQIVGLPDEVDPVLVTPLGYPESFPEGLPPALKRTYRGWKSLVHDDAWGNTRD
- a CDS encoding rhodanese-like domain-containing protein → MAWDDIAQWQPQDLFASLRMGDKVQPVDCREFSWREAETKVKGATRIDPMSFTSEIDSLPTDKEIVFYCDRPGEATSMKIALTAFDRGYTRLGVLVGGFDAWVAADYPVEPKE
- a CDS encoding alpha-E domain-containing protein translates to MSPSSAYEIAMALERADASARVLGARARAARNGPGPAATFSALAAAGPEGLVPPVGTGGALAARHLQQAALVAASARGALPADVADALAHAAGVARAQAGGANALDPRGAAVAVRREVAAVRGLAADAMPRDERWHAMRLGTFLPRAGWMSALLMACADVARAEPATADAVWRAAALVAGDDGVPGTGPVLVTLLADGDHPVSVAHAMDQVTGALFALSRGGGTDAGPLALARATVARLSAAWPRDPVASTGTEVIGEVLDAIGAIAGSVKLRAGARPPVAA
- a CDS encoding helix-turn-helix domain-containing protein; the encoded protein is MPGAGRSATGADRPLGTGDDQPGRSARRWLGVRERHLAPDRRTLTTSEAAAMLGVSVPTIRLWADSGRVPCHRTAGGHRRFEVEELADWLRSADAPPPRSVKAVPADLEFIPCPLMARHLTSRTEAVAQRLREHPASAPGLPVPAPSATAALHDAQRYVRPLARALETGRLGQLDERAEATGLRGVVRGQEVEVILRDRRLSAAVLAEAIIARDAGVGIEDGSVDVLRAVVEAITAGLVRGMAEGLDPLADQDPPPLAPAQA
- a CDS encoding cobalamin-binding protein, with protein sequence MASRIASLLPSVTETVCALGLRDRLVARSHECDFPPGLGDVPAVTSSRLPADAVTQAQVDAAVSDAARQGEALYDVDAHLLAGLRPDLVITQSLCDVCAVAEGAVLAAVRHIDPPARVLSLAPGRLDEVIASVQEVADAAGVPDAGHALVASLHARLDAVRARVAGRPPVRVAAVEWIDPPWSAGHWVPDQVAAAGGVEVLVAAGARSARATWDDVASARPDVVVLMPCGLSMPEVLDLADAVPPIPVRVAAVDASGLFSRPGPRLVDGAEVMARMLHPLPGDPPGGESWAWLDGRAG